From a single Arachis hypogaea cultivar Tifrunner chromosome 3, arahy.Tifrunner.gnm2.J5K5, whole genome shotgun sequence genomic region:
- the LOC112733967 gene encoding uncharacterized protein At4g14342 isoform X1, translated as MQASDRFNINSQLEHLQAKYVGTGHADLNRFEWAVNIQRDSYASYIGHYPLLAYFAIAENESIGRERYTFMQKMLLPCGLPPEREED; from the exons ATGCAG GCAAGTGATAGGTTTAACATCAATTCCCAGCTTGAGCATCTCCAAGCTAAATATGTTGGAACTGGGCATGCCGATTTGAACAGATT TGAGTGGGCGGTGAATATTCAGCGTGATAGCTATGCTTCATATATTGGGCACTACCCTTTGCTTGCATACTTTGCTATTGCTGAAAATGAATCCATTGGAAGAGAACGCTACACCTTTATGCAG AAAATGCTTCTACCCTGTGGTCTCCCTCCGGAAAGAGAAGAAGATTGA
- the LOC112733967 gene encoding uncharacterized protein At4g14342 isoform X2 has product MQASDRFNINSQLEHLQAKYVGTGHADLNRFEWAVNIQRDSYASYIGHYPLLAYFAIAENESIGRERYTFMQKMLLPCGLPPEREED; this is encoded by the exons ATGCAGGCAAGTGATAGGTTTAACATCAATTCCCAGCTTGAGCATCTCCAAGCTAAATATGTTGGAACTGGGCATGCCGATTTGAACAGATT TGAGTGGGCGGTGAATATTCAGCGTGATAGCTATGCTTCATATATTGGGCACTACCCTTTGCTTGCATACTTTGCTATTGCTGAAAATGAATCCATTGGAAGAGAACGCTACACCTTTATGCAG AAAATGCTTCTACCCTGTGGTCTCCCTCCGGAAAGAGAAGAAGATTGA